A part of Tigriopus californicus strain San Diego chromosome 10, Tcal_SD_v2.1, whole genome shotgun sequence genomic DNA contains:
- the LOC131889347 gene encoding prolyl 4-hydroxylase subunit alpha-2-like — protein sequence MQVFGVIFIVLSVCRSNLATYGGHDLFTSLGQLNELWKNEVLVIKNMKKAIQNMDEIKASLVKYIKSHEDAQLNQEPNFDYLGQPINGYLMIRHVALGWQEVREQVFKVENETRQIFDELKDREKEKLPDEHDIHGAAYGLARLHSLYSLNSTQMIENGVIEAKIKNGIHALSEPSVMKLTAWDLDLIARQGKTQGLYNTMVDFYGVLVDKFRGEELSKEKPFETFMASKRNLTDIQQDIRHAKILHDETLIRRGSRSGARTHDLPLDPKLRKKKKFKKKTFELKDPITDEERAENHRQLEMPEVKQKADLQKELLCTGVTFRTANDTKDLFCTYAHNNSPWLRLGPMKVEIQSKEPYIAVLRELMYPHECDNITRFLGPHLDFPPGRMNPRHMINDWTMKNAWPNEAHNIHLEKMTRRVEHISGLHASSFKEESDAFMCGNYGIGGHYGTHPDFSKWNPNAFMDAKSRVNRISTVMTVLDAPIAGGATVWPFLGVSIFPEKGSAAFWFNLKSDGRPDYLTLHAACPVLLGQKWIGNKWIGYTPQWKIRPCALSPMTRQFGPFR from the exons ATGCAAGTGTTTGGTGTTATTTTCATTGTATTAAGTGTTTGTCGCTCCAATTTGGCTACTTATGGTGGGCATGACTTGTTCACATCATTGGGGCAGCTCAATGAGCTTTGGAAAAACGAAGTGCttgtaataaaaaacatgaaaaaggcCATCCAAAATATGGACGAGATCAAAGCATCGTTAGTCAA ATATATCAAAAGTCACGAAGACGCTCAACTAAACCAAGAGCCCAACTTTGATTATTTGGGTCAGCCAATTAATGGATACCTCATGATCCGCCATGTCGCTCTTGGGTGGCAAGAAGTCCGTGAGCAGGTTTTCAAGGTTGAAAACGAAACTCGTCAAATCTTTG ACGAGCTGAAAGatcgagagaaagaaaagcttCCCGATGAGCACGATATCCATGGTGCTGCTTACGGATTGGCCCGTTTGCATTCACTTTACAGTTTAAACAGCACTCAAATGATTGAGAACGGGGTGATTGAagccaaaatcaaaaatggaattcatGCCTTGTCTGAGCCTAGCGTCATGAAGCTAACAG CTTGGGACTTGGACTTGATTGCTCGCCAGGGCAAAACTCAGGGATTGTACAATACCATGGTTGATTTTTACGGCGTCTTAGTGGACAAATTCCGCGGAGAAGAGCTCTCCAAGGAGAAACCCTTTGAAACATTCATGGCCAGTAAAAGGAATTTGACAGACATTCAACAAGACATTAGACATGCCAAGATACTCCATGATGAAACACTG ATTCGGAGAGGTTCTCGCTCCGGGGCTCGAACCCATGACCTTCCATTGGACCCAAAGTTGcgcaagaagaaaaaattcaagaagaagacCTTTGAGCTCAAAGATCCCATTACCGACGAGGAGAGGGCAGAAAATCATAGACAACTCGAAATGCCGGAGGTGAAGCAAAAGGCTGACCTTCAAAAAGAACTTCTCTGCACCGGGGTCACCTTCAGG ACTGCCAATGATACTAAGGATCTCTTTTGCACCTACGCCCATAACAACTCGCCTTGGTTGCGATTGGGCCCCATGAAAGTGGAAATTCAGAGCAAAGAGCCCTATATTGCCGTTTTGAGGGAGCTCATGTACCCCCACGAATGTGACAATATCACCAGGTTCCTGGGTCCCCATCTGGACTTTCCACCCGGTCGAATGAACCCAAGACACATGATTAACGATTGGACGATGAAAAA TGCCTGGCCTAACGAAGCTCACAAcattcatttggaaaaaatgaccCGACGAGTGGAACACATTAGTGGACTTCATGCTTCTAGCTTCAAAGAAGAATCAGATGCCTTTATG TGCGGTAATTATGGAATTGGAGGTCATTATGGCACACATCCCGATTTCAGCAAATGGAACCCTAATGCCTTTATGGACGCCAAGTCGAGAGTGAACCGCATTTCGACCGTCATGACCGTTCTAGATGCTCCAATTGCAG GTGGTGCGACTGTATGGCCATTTTTGGGGGTGTCCATCTTTCCTGAAAAAGGCTCCGCAGCCTTTTGGTTCAATCTCAAGAGCGACGGCCGACCTGACTACTTGACTCTTCATGCAGCTTGTCCCGTGCTCCTGGGACAAAAGTGga TCGGAAACAAATGGATTGGATATACTCCACAATGGAAGATCAGACCTTGTGCCTTAAGCCCAATGACTAGACAATTTGGTCCCTTCCGCTGA